A stretch of the uncultured Trichococcus sp. genome encodes the following:
- the tuf gene encoding elongation factor Tu → MAKVKFDRSKPHVNVGTIGHVDHGKTTLTAAITTVLSKKGFAEASNYAAIDNAPEERERGITINTSHVEYATETRHYAHVDCPGHADYVKNMITGAAQMDGAILVVSAADGPMPQTREHILLSRQVGVPYIVVFLNKVDMVDDEELLELVEMEVRDLLTEYDFPGDDVPVIAGSALKALEGDESYEEKILELMAAVDEYIPTPTRDTDKPFMMPIEDVFSITGRGTVATGRVERGQVRVGDEVEIVGIAEETKKTVVTGVEMFRKLLDYAEAGDNVGALLRGVTREQIQRGQVLAKPGSITPHTTFSAEVYVLSKEEGGRHTPFFTNYRPQFYFRTTDVTGVCNLPEGVEMVMPGDNVTMEVELIHPIAIEEGTKFSIREGGRTVGAGVVASISK, encoded by the coding sequence ATGGCAAAAGTAAAATTCGACCGTTCAAAACCCCATGTTAACGTTGGTACAATCGGACACGTTGACCATGGTAAAACAACATTAACAGCAGCTATCACAACAGTATTATCTAAAAAAGGGTTTGCTGAAGCATCTAACTACGCTGCAATCGACAACGCTCCAGAAGAAAGAGAACGTGGTATCACAATCAACACTTCTCACGTTGAATACGCAACTGAAACTCGTCACTACGCTCACGTAGACTGCCCAGGCCACGCGGATTATGTTAAAAACATGATCACTGGTGCTGCACAAATGGACGGCGCTATCTTAGTAGTTTCTGCTGCTGATGGTCCAATGCCACAAACTCGCGAGCACATCTTGTTGTCTCGTCAAGTTGGTGTTCCTTACATCGTAGTATTCTTGAACAAAGTCGACATGGTTGACGACGAAGAATTATTAGAATTAGTTGAAATGGAAGTTCGTGACCTGTTAACAGAATACGATTTCCCTGGCGACGATGTTCCTGTAATCGCTGGTTCAGCTTTGAAAGCTTTGGAAGGCGACGAGTCTTACGAAGAAAAAATCTTGGAATTGATGGCAGCTGTTGACGAGTACATCCCAACTCCAACTCGTGACACTGACAAACCATTCATGATGCCTATCGAGGACGTATTCTCAATCACTGGACGTGGTACTGTTGCTACAGGCCGTGTTGAGCGTGGACAAGTCCGCGTTGGTGACGAAGTTGAAATCGTCGGTATTGCTGAAGAAACTAAGAAAACAGTTGTTACCGGTGTTGAAATGTTCCGTAAATTATTGGATTACGCTGAAGCTGGCGATAACGTAGGAGCTTTGTTGCGTGGTGTTACACGTGAGCAAATCCAACGTGGTCAAGTATTGGCTAAACCAGGTTCAATCACTCCACATACAACTTTCTCTGCTGAAGTTTATGTACTTTCAAAAGAAGAAGGCGGACGTCACACTCCATTCTTCACAAACTACCGTCCACAATTCTACTTCCGTACAACTGACGTTACAGGCGTATGTAACTTACCAGAAGGCGTTGAAATGGTAATGCCTGGCGATAACGTTACTATGGAAGTTGAACTGATCCACCCAATCGCTATCGAAGAAGGAACTAAGTTCTCTATTCGTGAAGGCGGCCGTACTGTAGGCGCTGGCGTTGTAGCTTCAATCTCTAAATAA
- a CDS encoding P-II family nitrogen regulator, with protein MPDELKTALQKFQERTFAGSGPELAFANPSFEDLNKSVVVEYQASSPTTDSYAADNKITKIEIITNEGKFENLKRALNKIGITGMTVFDVFGYGMQKGHSTYYRGVETEADLLPKIRVEVVVSTVPVQDVVDAARKSLYTGKMGDGKIFIYNVENVIRVSTGDEGKKALEYPNK; from the coding sequence GTGCCGGATGAATTAAAAACGGCCCTCCAAAAATTCCAAGAGCGCACTTTCGCGGGTAGCGGTCCCGAACTGGCTTTCGCGAATCCATCCTTTGAAGATCTGAACAAATCAGTAGTTGTTGAATATCAAGCATCCAGCCCGACAACAGACAGCTACGCTGCAGATAACAAAATCACCAAAATTGAAATCATCACGAACGAAGGCAAATTCGAGAATCTGAAAAGGGCACTGAACAAAATCGGCATTACTGGCATGACCGTTTTCGACGTATTCGGCTACGGCATGCAAAAAGGTCACTCCACCTATTATCGTGGGGTCGAGACTGAAGCAGACCTGCTGCCTAAGATCCGTGTCGAAGTTGTCGTGAGCACGGTTCCGGTCCAAGATGTAGTCGACGCTGCCAGAAAATCTTTGTACACCGGTAAAATGGGAGACGGAAAAATTTTCATCTATAATGTAGAAAACGTTATCCGCGTCAGCACCGGAGATGAAGGAAAGAAAGCCTTGGAATATCCAAACAAATAA
- the rpsJ gene encoding 30S ribosomal protein S10: protein MAKQKIRIRLKAYEHRALDQSADKIVETAKRTGATVSGPIPLPTERQLYTVIRATHKYKDSREQFEMLTHKRLIDIINPTTKTVDALMKLDLPSGVDIEIKL from the coding sequence ATGGCAAAACAAAAAATACGTATTCGTTTAAAAGCATATGAACACCGTGCTCTTGATCAATCAGCGGATAAAATCGTGGAAACAGCAAAAAGAACGGGAGCTACCGTTTCAGGTCCGATTCCATTGCCGACTGAAAGACAACTATACACAGTGATCCGTGCTACTCACAAGTACAAAGATTCTCGTGAGCAGTTCGAAATGCTTACACACAAACGTCTAATCGATATCATCAACCCAACAACAAAAACTGTTGACGCTTTGATGAAGCTTGACTTACCAAGCGGCGTAGACATCGAAATCAAATTATAA
- the rplC gene encoding 50S ribosomal protein L3 yields the protein MTKGILGKKVGMTQFFTANGELVPVTVIEATPNVVLQVKTNETDGYEAVQLGYQEMREVLSNKPAKGHAAKAKTAPKRFIREFNNVELGEYEVGKEIKVDIFEAGDIVDVTGTTKGHGFQGVIKRHGQSRGPMAHGSRYHRRPGSMGAASFPSRVFKGKKLAGRMGNDRVTIQNLEIVMVDVEKNVILIKGNVPGSKKSLIEIKAARKAVKK from the coding sequence ATGACCAAAGGAATCTTAGGCAAAAAAGTAGGAATGACTCAATTCTTTACTGCAAACGGTGAGTTAGTACCAGTTACAGTTATCGAAGCTACTCCAAACGTTGTTTTACAAGTTAAAACCAACGAAACAGACGGCTACGAAGCGGTACAACTAGGCTACCAAGAAATGCGTGAAGTATTGTCAAACAAACCTGCTAAGGGTCATGCAGCAAAAGCAAAAACTGCTCCTAAGCGCTTCATTCGTGAATTTAACAATGTTGAGCTGGGAGAATACGAAGTAGGAAAAGAAATCAAAGTTGATATCTTTGAAGCAGGCGACATTGTTGATGTCACTGGTACCACTAAAGGACATGGTTTCCAAGGCGTAATCAAACGTCACGGACAAAGCCGCGGACCAATGGCCCACGGATCACGTTACCACCGTCGTCCTGGTTCAATGGGTGCTGCTTCATTCCCATCCCGCGTATTCAAAGGTAAAAAATTAGCAGGACGTATGGGTAACGATCGCGTTACTATCCAAAACCTTGAAATCGTTATGGTTGACGTTGAGAAAAACGTTATCCTGATCAAAGGGAACGTACCTGGTTCTAAAAAATCATTAATCGAAATCAAAGCAGCTCGCAAAGCTGTCAAAAAATAA
- the rplD gene encoding 50S ribosomal protein L4: protein MPNVALFKQDGTQNGEVTLNEEIFGIEPNENVVYDAIIMQRASLRQGTHAVKNRSAVSGGGRKPWKQKGTGRARQGSIRSPQWVGGGVVFGPTPRSYSYKLNKKVRRLAIKSVLSTKVAEGDLIVVETLNFDAPKTKEFANVLKNLNVDTKVLVVVENDNDFAALSARNLPGVTVVNETGINVLDVVSNNKLILTQAALSKVEEALK from the coding sequence ATGCCAAACGTAGCCCTATTTAAACAAGATGGAACACAAAACGGTGAAGTGACTTTGAATGAAGAAATCTTTGGGATCGAGCCTAACGAAAACGTTGTTTACGATGCAATCATCATGCAACGCGCTTCATTAAGACAAGGAACTCACGCAGTAAAAAACCGCAGCGCTGTCAGCGGTGGTGGTCGTAAACCATGGAAACAAAAAGGAACAGGCCGTGCACGTCAAGGTTCAATTCGTTCGCCACAATGGGTTGGCGGTGGAGTTGTCTTTGGACCAACACCTCGTTCTTACAGCTATAAATTAAACAAGAAAGTTCGTCGCTTAGCTATCAAATCAGTTCTTTCAACAAAAGTTGCTGAAGGAGACTTGATCGTAGTTGAAACATTGAACTTCGATGCACCAAAAACAAAAGAATTTGCAAATGTGTTGAAAAACCTTAACGTTGATACGAAAGTATTGGTTGTTGTAGAAAACGACAACGATTTTGCAGCATTATCAGCACGTAACCTTCCTGGCGTAACAGTCGTTAATGAAACAGGAATCAACGTATTGGATGTTGTTTCAAACAACAAACTGATCTTAACACAAGCTGCTCTTTCTAAGGTAGAGGAGGCTCTTAAATAA
- the rplW gene encoding 50S ribosomal protein L23, giving the protein MEATDVIKRPIITEASMLAMDEKKYTFEVDVRANKTLVKQSVEALFGVDVKNVNIMNVRGKLKRMGKYKGYTKKRRKAIITLTENSKTIELFEN; this is encoded by the coding sequence ATGGAAGCAACAGACGTTATCAAACGCCCAATCATTACGGAAGCTTCTATGCTTGCGATGGATGAAAAGAAATATACCTTTGAAGTAGATGTACGTGCTAACAAAACGTTAGTAAAACAGTCTGTCGAAGCATTGTTCGGCGTAGACGTTAAAAACGTAAACATCATGAATGTCCGCGGCAAATTAAAACGTATGGGTAAATACAAAGGCTATACGAAAAAACGCCGTAAAGCAATCATCACTTTGACTGAAAATTCTAAAACAATCGAATTATTCGAAAATTAA
- the rplB gene encoding 50S ribosomal protein L2, whose translation MAIKKYKPTTNGRRNMTGSDFAEITKTTPEKSLIEPIKRKAGRNNQGKITVRHQAGGHKRAYRVIDFKRNKDGVIGIVKAVEYDPNRTANIALIQYVDGIKTYIIAPKGIEVGQQIESGVGSDIKIGNAMPLANIPVGTVIHNIETKPGKGGQLIRSAGTSAQVLGQEGKYTLVRLNSSEVRLILSTCRATIGSVGNEQHELINIGKAGRNRWLGKRPTVRGSVMNPNDHPHGGGEGKSPVGRKAPVTPWGKPALGYKTRSKKAKSSKLIVRGRKK comes from the coding sequence GTGGCGATTAAGAAATACAAACCTACCACAAACGGCCGTCGTAATATGACTGGTTCTGATTTCGCAGAGATCACAAAAACAACACCTGAGAAATCTTTGATCGAACCAATCAAAAGAAAAGCCGGTCGTAACAACCAAGGTAAAATTACCGTTCGTCATCAAGCGGGTGGACACAAACGTGCTTACCGTGTGATCGACTTCAAACGTAATAAAGATGGAGTTATTGGTATCGTCAAAGCTGTCGAGTACGATCCAAACCGTACTGCAAACATCGCATTGATCCAATATGTTGATGGAATCAAAACTTACATTATTGCCCCTAAAGGCATCGAAGTAGGCCAACAAATCGAATCTGGAGTAGGATCTGATATCAAAATCGGAAACGCAATGCCATTGGCAAACATCCCAGTCGGTACTGTTATCCACAACATCGAAACAAAACCAGGCAAAGGCGGTCAATTGATCCGTTCAGCTGGTACAAGTGCTCAAGTACTTGGACAAGAAGGTAAATATACATTGGTTCGTTTGAACTCAAGCGAAGTACGTTTAATCCTTTCAACTTGCCGTGCAACAATCGGTTCAGTAGGTAACGAACAACACGAATTGATCAACATCGGTAAAGCCGGACGTAACCGTTGGTTGGGTAAACGCCCTACAGTCCGCGGTTCTGTAATGAACCCGAACGATCACCCACACGGTGGTGGTGAAGGTAAATCTCCAGTCGGACGCAAAGCGCCAGTTACTCCTTGGGGTAAACCTGCTCTTGGTTACAAAACTCGTAGCAAGAAAGCTAAATCTAGCAAGCTGATCGTTCGCGGACGTAAAAAATAA
- the rpsS gene encoding 30S ribosomal protein S19, producing the protein MGRSLKKGPFVDEHLIKKVEAALASEKKQVIKTWSRRSTIFPQFIGQTIAVYDGRKHVPVYIQEDMVGHKLGEFAPTRTYRGHAADDKKTGRR; encoded by the coding sequence ATGGGTCGTAGTTTGAAAAAAGGACCTTTTGTCGATGAACATTTAATTAAGAAAGTTGAAGCTGCTCTAGCTAGCGAAAAGAAACAAGTAATCAAAACTTGGTCTCGCCGCTCTACAATTTTCCCGCAATTCATCGGACAAACGATTGCAGTTTATGATGGAAGAAAACACGTTCCAGTTTACATTCAAGAAGACATGGTAGGACACAAATTAGGAGAATTCGCTCCAACAAGAACATACCGTGGCCATGCCGCAGACGACAAGAAAACAGGTCGCCGTTAA
- the rplV gene encoding 50S ribosomal protein L22 produces MPEQITAAKASAQTVRIAARKVRLVVDLIRGKSIGEAISILKFTPRGASPVVEKVLMSAIANAEHNYDLDIENLVVSEAYVNEGPTMKRFRPRAKGSASPIMKRTSHITIVVSEKKEG; encoded by the coding sequence ATGCCAGAACAAATCACAGCTGCAAAAGCATCTGCACAAACTGTTCGCATTGCCGCTCGTAAGGTTCGTTTAGTAGTGGATCTTATCAGAGGCAAGAGCATCGGAGAAGCAATCTCCATTCTGAAATTCACACCGCGTGGCGCTTCGCCCGTTGTAGAAAAAGTGTTGATGTCAGCAATTGCTAATGCAGAACATAATTATGATTTAGATATCGAAAACTTGGTAGTAAGCGAGGCTTATGTTAACGAAGGACCAACAATGAAACGTTTCCGTCCACGTGCAAAAGGTTCAGCTTCACCAATCATGAAACGTACTAGCCACATCACAATCGTGGTATCAGAAAAGAAGGAGGGATAA
- the rpsC gene encoding 30S ribosomal protein S3 codes for MGQKINPLGLRVGIIRDWDAKWYAEKDFAAFLHEDLRIRKYIEKNLSEASVSKIEIERAANRVNVSIHTAKPGMVIGKGGSEVDKTRKELNELTGKKVHINIVEIKRPDLDAKLVAEGIAKQLENRVAFRRAQKQAIQRTMRSGAKGIKTQVSGRLNGADIARAETHAEGTVPLHTLRADIDYAWEEADTTYGKLGVKVWIYRGEVLPAKKTTEKGGK; via the coding sequence GTGGGTCAAAAAATTAATCCATTAGGTTTGCGTGTCGGCATCATTCGTGACTGGGATGCTAAATGGTACGCTGAAAAAGATTTCGCAGCTTTCTTACATGAAGATTTACGCATCCGTAAATATATCGAAAAGAACTTAAGCGAAGCTTCTGTTTCTAAAATTGAAATCGAACGTGCAGCTAACCGCGTGAACGTTTCTATTCATACTGCCAAACCTGGTATGGTAATCGGTAAAGGTGGTTCTGAAGTTGATAAAACTCGTAAAGAGTTGAATGAACTTACTGGTAAAAAAGTACACATCAACATCGTGGAAATCAAAAGACCAGACCTGGATGCTAAATTGGTTGCTGAAGGTATCGCTAAACAGTTGGAAAACCGTGTAGCTTTCCGTCGTGCGCAAAAACAAGCAATCCAACGTACAATGAGATCTGGCGCTAAAGGGATCAAAACGCAAGTTTCAGGTCGTTTGAATGGTGCAGATATCGCTCGTGCTGAAACTCATGCTGAAGGCACTGTTCCATTGCATACTTTGCGTGCGGACATTGACTACGCTTGGGAAGAAGCTGACACTACTTATGGTAAATTAGGCGTTAAAGTTTGGATTTACCGTGGTGAAGTTTTACCAGCAAAAAAAACAACTGAGAAAGGAGGGAAATAA
- the rplP gene encoding 50S ribosomal protein L16 has product MLVPKRVKHRREFRGKMRGEAKGGKEVVFGEYGLQAVDSHWITNRQIEAARIAMTRYMKRGGKVWIKIFPHKSYTSKAIGVRMGSGKGAPEGWVSPVKRGKIMFEVAGVPEEVAREALRLASHKLPVKTKIVKRKEIGGESNEG; this is encoded by the coding sequence ATGTTAGTACCTAAACGTGTAAAACACCGTCGTGAGTTCCGTGGAAAAATGCGCGGAGAAGCTAAAGGCGGAAAAGAAGTAGTATTCGGCGAATATGGTTTGCAAGCTGTTGACTCTCATTGGATCACAAACCGTCAGATCGAAGCTGCTCGTATCGCTATGACTCGTTACATGAAACGTGGTGGGAAAGTTTGGATCAAAATATTCCCTCACAAATCATATACATCCAAAGCTATCGGGGTCCGTATGGGTTCTGGTAAAGGGGCTCCTGAAGGTTGGGTATCTCCAGTTAAACGCGGCAAGATCATGTTTGAAGTAGCAGGTGTTCCTGAAGAAGTGGCACGCGAAGCTCTACGTCTTGCATCTCACAAATTGCCAGTTAAAACAAAAATTGTAAAACGTAAAGAAATTGGTGGTGAATCGAATGAAGGCTAA
- the rpmC gene encoding 50S ribosomal protein L29 yields MKANELKELSTAEMIEKEKQFKDELFNLRFQLATGQLENTARLKEVRKSIARIKTVLRQQELQK; encoded by the coding sequence ATGAAGGCTAATGAACTTAAAGAGTTATCCACTGCTGAAATGATTGAAAAAGAAAAACAATTCAAAGATGAATTATTCAATCTACGATTCCAACTTGCAACCGGCCAGTTAGAAAATACTGCCCGCTTGAAAGAAGTACGCAAATCAATTGCACGTATTAAAACTGTATTGCGACAACAAGAATTGCAAAAATAG